AATCCAGCAGAATCCAGTCCAATAGGGCGATCCCACTCGCCGTTGCAAGCAACCACATCTTGCGTCCCGTCAAGCCCTACCAACCAATAGCATATCGTAGGCAAGCAATGGCTGCTTGCCAATCGAGCCTCCATCTCGCTACTGGCAGGGTGCAGCCCCTAGCGCTGCATGTGCTCGGCTAGGAGCTGGTTGGCGCGCGGCCGGTAGATGAGGTGAAACAGCGACTCTAAATAGCGCATCATGTCTTCGCGGTTTTCTTTGGAGTTAAAGTTCCAAAACCCGTAGATGCGCGCCAGCGACAGCAGCTTGTTGGTGTGGATCGTCCAGGTGTAGTTGTTGTAGCCCCGCTCGATCGCGCTGTCGGAGAACTTTTTCCAGTGCTCGGGATCGTGATCGCAGTGGGCGACAAAATCGAGGATGGCCTGCGCGGTTTCGTCTAGGTGGGTGGGGTTGATGTAGAACCCATTGACACCATCTTGGATGATCTCCAGTGGGCCGCCGAACTGGGTGCCGAAGGTGGGCAGCCCCGAGAACATCGCCTCCAGGATGGTTAGGCCAAAGGCCTCGAACAGGGCCGGTTGCACGAAAATCCCTTCGCGATCGGCAATCGCGCGATAGACCTCGCCGTTGTCAGTTTTGGGCAGGCGCACGCCCAACCACCGGATCTTGCCGTGGAGGTCGTACTGGTCGATGATGCGGTAGAGCTTTTCGATCTCGGCGCGCTCTTCGCTGTCGGTGGACTCAGCCGCGCTGAGCTTGCCTGCCACCAAGATCAGGTTGCAGCGCTGCTGCAGCTCGGGCGAGCGGCCGAAGCACTCCGCCAGACCCGTCAAATTTTTGATCCGGTCCAGGCGCGCCATGGAAAACAGCGGCCGCTTGTCGGGGTTATCGAGCCAGCCGAAGGTGTGCTGGGGATCTTGGAGTGAAAACAGCAGCTCCTCCAGGCGCTCGGTCTTGCTGGGAACGCGCTCCTGCAGGCGGTAGTAGGGGAAGTAGACGCTCTCACTCACCCCCGGCGGTACGACGTTGAATTTGGGCGAGAACAGCTCGATGCCGTTGACCACGTGGTAGAGGCCCGGCATGGTGAAGTGCTCGTAGGACTCGTACTGACCGACAATATCGGGGCGGCCAACAATCTCCTGGTACGTGCTGCTAATAATACAGTTGGCCGCGTTCATGGCAATCAAATCGGCCGTAAACTGCAGCGAGAAGTGGTAGGAGTCCTCCATCTGCTGCCAGTAGAGGTTGCTAAACAGGTACTTGGACTTCTCCAGCGCGTGCGCGATGTTGAACTGCGTCACGTTCATACGACGCGCTAGCAAAAACGCCACCAAGTTGCCGTCGCTGTAGTTTCCCACGATCAGATCGGGCTTGCCCTGCAGCTCGGCATAGAGCTCCTTCTCGGCATCGATGGCGTAGGTCTCGAGGTAGGGCCAAATCTCAAAGCGCGAGATCCAGTCCTGGGTTACCTTGGGGTTGCGCTCGCGGAACGGAACGCGCAGGATCCAGGCGTTTTCGGTGCCGTGGACTTTCTCCAGGTGCTCGTTGCAGCGGGTGCCATCGCTGTTGGGAATCAGCCGGGTCAAAATGATGACCTTGGGCTCCACGCCCAGGCAGTCCAGCCCCGCCAGGTGGAGGTCTTGCTGCAGCTGCTGCTCCAAGCTGCGGGCTTGATCCAGCACATAGACCACTTGCCCGCCGGTATCGGGCCGGCCGAGGACGCCTTCTTGGGCGAACCAGCCATGGACCGAAACCAGCGCGATGCTAAACAGCATGGGGATGCGCGACAGGAAAGCCTCCAGCACGTTGGCATCAGGCGAGTCGATGAGCTCGTCCAGAATGCCCAAGGTTTCCTGGATGCGGCCGGCAGTGTTGCCCCAACCGGGCTCAAAGCCCATGGCTTGCAACTCAAAGCGGAAGTCCTCGTAGGGGCGCTCGGCGGGCAACCCGCTGACGTAGTCCAGCGCTTGCTTGACTCGATCCGATAGCTGCTTTTGGTTCTGGATGCGCCCGTTGATGAGCAGGGTTTGCCCGTCGTAGCTGTGGACGCTCAAAAAGGAGTAGAGCCCCTCCAACCACTGCTGCGGATGCTGGAACAGCTTGCTCGACAAAAAGCGATTGAGAAATTCCACCCCCTTGCCGATGTTTTTGGAGTCGCGAATGATGGGCGAGTAATCGTAGAAGGGCTGAAAGTCGATCTCAAAGACTTCCCCTTCTTCCGGGTGAAACTCATTCATGAAGCGATCACGGGTATCGAGCAGCTGCTCGGTATCCAGCGGCTCGACGGTCAGATCCTCCAGCAGGCGATAGTACTCTTGCCGGGCAATTTGGGGCCGGACAATCAAGCAGAGGCTTTCCTCTTCAAGGATGATCTCCTGGGTGTAGTGGATCAGCTGTCCCAGGCGCGAATCCCCTTGCCGGGCAAAACAGGGCTGGAACTGGGCAAAGGCATTGAGGATGTCATTGCGCAGCAGATACTGCTGCTCGCCCATCCGCAGCTCGTTGATGAACTCGCGCAGATCCGTTTTTTCCTCGGAGTTCAAAACGGCATGGATGAGATCGGACATGAGACTCCCCCCAAAAGGCAGCACCGGCAGCAGGCCAAGCAGGTAAAGGCTGGGACTGGGTTCCCAACTAGCTCGGGCGCGCGTTTCGCCGGCGCGGCTAACAGCCATACCGTAGCGAGCGAGCGCAATTGCTACCAACCTGCACTGCTGCTGGTTAGGTCGTATATTCGGCGTTGATGCGGACGTAGTCGTAGCTCAAGTCGCAGCCCCAGGCCACGCCCTGGCCGCTGCCTTCATCCAGCGAGAGGGTAATGGTAACCGTATCGCCATCCAGGTACGGCGCCGCCGCTGCTTGTTGCAGGTAAGCACTGGCGGCCTGGCGGTCGAAGGGGACGGGTTGGCCCCCATCCAACAGGAGGCGATCGCCGAGCGCAATCTGCAGCGCACTGGCATCGAAGGGAACGCCCGCCCGTCCGGCGGCAGCCGCAATTCGGCCCCAGTTGGGATCGCGGCCGAAGGTGGCCGCCTTGACCAGCGGCGAACTCACTACGGTCTTGGCGATCTGGCGGGCGGCGCGGTCGTTGGGCGCCCCCGAGACGCGGACCTCGATCAGGCAGGTGGCGCCTTCGCCATCACGGGCGATCGCGCGGGCCAGGGTTTGGCAGGCCGCGACGAGCATGGCTTCCAAACGCTCGGCCTTGGGCCCCGGCTCGACGATCGCGCCCGTGCGGGACTGCCCGTTGGCGAGCGCGAGCAGCGCGTCGTTGGTGCTGGTATCGCCATCGATCGAAACTTGGTTGAAGCTACGCTCGGCGGCGCGCGCCACCATCTGCTGCCAGAGCGAGCGCGACACGG
Above is a window of Cyanobacteria bacterium QS_8_64_29 DNA encoding:
- a CDS encoding arginine biosynthesis bifunctional protein ArgJ, which produces MADWQAIEGGVTAPQGFQAAGIAAGFKASGQPDLALILSETEAIAAGVLTASQVRAACVDDCHQRLQDRGLARAILCNAGQANAATGEGGRQDARESVRLAAEALGISPEAVLPASTGLIGERIPMAPMRRGMPQLVAAISPQGSEAAARAIATSDLATKSVALETEMDGRPVRIGGIAKGSGMIAPNMATMLAFISCDAAVSRSLWQQMVARAAERSFNQVSIDGDTSTNDALLALANGQSRTGAIVEPGPKAERLEAMLVAACQTLARAIARDGEGATCLIEVRVSGAPNDRAARQIAKTVVSSPLVKAATFGRDPNWGRIAAAAGRAGVPFDASALQIALGDRLLLDGGQPVPFDRQAASAYLQQAAAAPYLDGDTVTITLSLDEGSGQGVAWGCDLSYDYVRINAEYTT
- a CDS encoding sucrose synthase, which gives rise to MSDLIHAVLNSEEKTDLREFINELRMGEQQYLLRNDILNAFAQFQPCFARQGDSRLGQLIHYTQEIILEEESLCLIVRPQIARQEYYRLLEDLTVEPLDTEQLLDTRDRFMNEFHPEEGEVFEIDFQPFYDYSPIIRDSKNIGKGVEFLNRFLSSKLFQHPQQWLEGLYSFLSVHSYDGQTLLINGRIQNQKQLSDRVKQALDYVSGLPAERPYEDFRFELQAMGFEPGWGNTAGRIQETLGILDELIDSPDANVLEAFLSRIPMLFSIALVSVHGWFAQEGVLGRPDTGGQVVYVLDQARSLEQQLQQDLHLAGLDCLGVEPKVIILTRLIPNSDGTRCNEHLEKVHGTENAWILRVPFRERNPKVTQDWISRFEIWPYLETYAIDAEKELYAELQGKPDLIVGNYSDGNLVAFLLARRMNVTQFNIAHALEKSKYLFSNLYWQQMEDSYHFSLQFTADLIAMNAANCIISSTYQEIVGRPDIVGQYESYEHFTMPGLYHVVNGIELFSPKFNVVPPGVSESVYFPYYRLQERVPSKTERLEELLFSLQDPQHTFGWLDNPDKRPLFSMARLDRIKNLTGLAECFGRSPELQQRCNLILVAGKLSAAESTDSEERAEIEKLYRIIDQYDLHGKIRWLGVRLPKTDNGEVYRAIADREGIFVQPALFEAFGLTILEAMFSGLPTFGTQFGGPLEIIQDGVNGFYINPTHLDETAQAILDFVAHCDHDPEHWKKFSDSAIERGYNNYTWTIHTNKLLSLARIYGFWNFNSKENREDMMRYLESLFHLIYRPRANQLLAEHMQR